The genomic window CGAATACTGTAATGTTCATGGGTTGTGGAAATCATGATCACCGGACCTGCCATATCCATGGGAAAGGGCGGCATCATTTGTTGCCGCGAAACCAGGGTGTTTTATGACAGATAAAAAAAAACAAGCGGCTGAACTGGATGTCTGTACCCAGGCCCCTGAATTTGCCGAACATGCAAGACCCAATGAAGCGGGCGAAGATGCCTGTGATGACGGAAGAGCAGGAACCAGAAGTCAGAGAAAGGAGGTGAATGCCATGACAGACGAAAAAAAGAAAAATGAAGATGGTGAAGATCTTGTTGAGGAAAGAAACAAAGAACGCCAGGAGACGATGGATAAAATGTCCATCGATACCTCTGAGGCCCACACCTATGATAAGAGTAAATCAGACGATGGTGAAAAATGTTCATAACGCCATAGCCGGAAACAGCGGCCGGGTCCTTAACCGGCCGCTGTTTTTGCAAAAGGAGAAACATGTTTTGCTACCAATGTGAGCAGACGGCAAAAGGAGAAGGATGCAAAATTCAGGGTGTCTGCGGTAAAAAACCTGAGGTAGCCGATCTGCAGGACCTGCTTTTATATAGTCTCATGGGGCTTTCCCGGGTCGCACTGGAAGCCTTGCGGGCCGGCATAGATTGCCGGGAATATGGCGTATTTACGGCTAAAGCCGCTTTTTCAACACTGACCAATGTAGACTTTGATCCCAGGCGGTTTGAGGATCTCATCCGCCGGTCTGCTGCATTGCGCGAGACACTCAAGGAACGCATAAATAAAATCAGAAAGCAGGATTTGCAGTGGAATGAAGGCCCTGCCACATTTGAACCGGCAGTCACCCGGGAGGAATTGCTCAGTCAGGCTGCATCCGTGGGATTGTTTTCATACCCGGCGGACAACCCGGATATTCTGTCATTAAAACACACGGTATTGTTCGGCATCAAAGGGGTGGCCGCCTATGCAGACCATGCCCAAATTCTGGGACAGGAAGATGATGATGTTTACCATTTTATATTCAAGGGGCTGGCTGCCATCCAGCAGACCGGACTGAATCTGGACGACTGGGTCAAACTGACCCTGGACTGCGGCAAGGCGGCATACCGGGCCATGGAACTATTGGATGCCGGCAATACTCAAACATACGGTCATCCGATACCCACAAAGGTTCCCCTGGGACATAAAAAAGGCAAAGCCATCCTGGTATCCGGTCACGATCTCAAAGATCTTGAAGAACTGCTCAAACAGACCCGGGGCAAGAGAATTTTTGTCTATACCCATGGGGAAATGCTCAGTCTCCACGGGTATCCGAAACTAAAAGCATATGACCATTTTTACGGACATTTCGGCACGGCATGGCAGAACCAGACCAAGGAATTTCCTGATTTCCCCGGCCCAATCCTGATGACCACCAATTGTCTCCAGCGGCCCGGGAAAACCTACCAGGATCACCTGTTTACATCCGGTATGGTGGGATGGCCGGATATCCCCCATATCCCGGACGCCGATTTTCAGCCCGTGATCGACCGGGCACTGGCTATGTCCGGGTTTGAAGAGGATGCCGACAAGGGCGCCGTCATGGTAGGGTTTGCCAGACATGCCATTCTCGATAAGGCTGATGATATACTTGCCGCTGTCAAGGCAGGCAGGATCCGCCATTTTTTCCTGGTGGCCGGTTGTGACGGTGCCAAACCCGGACGTAATTATTATACCGAGTTTGTGGAAAAATTACCAAAAGACTGTATTGTTATGACGCTTGCCTGCGGGAAATACCGCTTCTTTGACAAGGATCTGGGTGATATTGACGGCATACCGCGTCTTCTGGATGTAGGGCAATGTAATGATGCCTATTCGGCCATCCAGATCGCCCTGGCACTTTCCAGGGCACTGGATACCAATGTCAATGACCTTCCCTTGTCCATGATTTTATCCTGGTATGAGCAGAAAGCGGTCTGTATTCTTCTGGCGCTTTTGTATCTGGGAATTCGGGATATCCGCTTAGGCCCAAGCCTTCCGGCGTTTATCACACCCAATATACTGAACTTTCTGGTGGAAAGATTTAATATCATGCCCATAAAAACACCGGACGAAGATATCAGGGAGATCCTGGGATAAAAATCGGTTCAGCGTAAAAATCCCTGTATAATGCGGTTGACGGCCTGGTCATAATCAAGGCCTAAACTCATGAGCTTCATTAACTGGTCATTGGCGATTTTGCCGATGGAGGCTTCATGGGTCAGTTCCGCATCCGGATGCAGGGCCCGCAGCGCCGGTATGGTCTGGTTGATGCCATTGTCCATGATAATGGCATCGCATTCAATATGGCCGTAGCATTTGGCTTTGGCTGTCAGGTTGACATAAAAGTCCTGGGAGGAACTGCCCTTTATCACAGAACGGGAAACAATATTGGTTTTGCTGTCTGTTCCTGCCAGGGTGATCTCATTTCTGGATTCTGCAGACTGTTCTTTTTCGGTCATCACCCGTTCCGTGATCAGCAGCACACTGCCGGCACCGATAGTCGCCTCATTGACGCGTTTTGCCTCATCCACACCCCCTATCTGGGTCAGTTCCATCTGTGCCTGGGCATTCTCCTCCATGAACACCTTTGTTGTGGGATTTAAAATGCGTTTGCCGCTGCCTTCGCCAATGGCAATATGCTTTTCAACATATTTTACCTTTGCGCCGGCCTTGATCTGAAATTCATGGATACCGGAATGGCCTTCAGATGCATTGCCGCCGCAGTGAATACCACATCCGGCCACAATGGTGACATCAGATCCCTCCCCTATAATAAAAGTATTATACACCACATCATGCAGGCCTGCCTGGGACAGGATTACCGGGATATGAACCGATTCATCCTTCGTGCCCGGCTTGATATCAATGATAATGCCGTCACCTTTTTCATTGGTTTCGATGTTGATGTTGGCGGACACCTCCCGGCCTTCCAGTTTTCCGTTTTTCCGGATATTGTAGGCCCCTTTGGGCATACCTTCCAGATCCGCGACCTCTTTTAACACTTTTTTATCGATAGCATTGAGCATCATCTTCTCCTTGACAGAATTCATCAAACGTACAGACACTTAAATCCTCCAGCATGGGCATGGCACCTGCCAGATCGCCGGTATAGGCGATCTTTCCTTTTTTGATCAGCAGCAGGGTGTCGGCGGCTTCCAGGAATGACTTGTTATGACTGACCACAATGGTGGTGGTGTTGTTTTCTTTTTGTTCGCGCTTGAGCAGATCCACCATGGGGCCGATGGTCCAAAGATCAATGCCCGTGTCCGGTTCATCATAAATGGCCACCTTTGGATTTCTGGCAATCACGGTGGCCAGTTCGATTTTTTTGATCTCACCGCCCGACAGTTTGCTGTCCACGGGTTTGTCTAAAAAATCCATGGAACAAATCCCGACCCTGGAAATGATATTCACCAGTTTTTCTTCATCATCAGATCCC from Desulfotignum phosphitoxidans DSM 13687 includes these protein-coding regions:
- the hcp gene encoding hydroxylamine reductase, with protein sequence MFCYQCEQTAKGEGCKIQGVCGKKPEVADLQDLLLYSLMGLSRVALEALRAGIDCREYGVFTAKAAFSTLTNVDFDPRRFEDLIRRSAALRETLKERINKIRKQDLQWNEGPATFEPAVTREELLSQAASVGLFSYPADNPDILSLKHTVLFGIKGVAAYADHAQILGQEDDDVYHFIFKGLAAIQQTGLNLDDWVKLTLDCGKAAYRAMELLDAGNTQTYGHPIPTKVPLGHKKGKAILVSGHDLKDLEELLKQTRGKRIFVYTHGEMLSLHGYPKLKAYDHFYGHFGTAWQNQTKEFPDFPGPILMTTNCLQRPGKTYQDHLFTSGMVGWPDIPHIPDADFQPVIDRALAMSGFEEDADKGAVMVGFARHAILDKADDILAAVKAGRIRHFFLVAGCDGAKPGRNYYTEFVEKLPKDCIVMTLACGKYRFFDKDLGDIDGIPRLLDVGQCNDAYSAIQIALALSRALDTNVNDLPLSMILSWYEQKAVCILLALLYLGIRDIRLGPSLPAFITPNILNFLVERFNIMPIKTPDEDIREILG
- a CDS encoding SufB/SufD family protein, with protein sequence MLNAIDKKVLKEVADLEGMPKGAYNIRKNGKLEGREVSANINIETNEKGDGIIIDIKPGTKDESVHIPVILSQAGLHDVVYNTFIIGEGSDVTIVAGCGIHCGGNASEGHSGIHEFQIKAGAKVKYVEKHIAIGEGSGKRILNPTTKVFMEENAQAQMELTQIGGVDEAKRVNEATIGAGSVLLITERVMTEKEQSAESRNEITLAGTDSKTNIVSRSVIKGSSSQDFYVNLTAKAKCYGHIECDAIIMDNGINQTIPALRALHPDAELTHEASIGKIANDQLMKLMSLGLDYDQAVNRIIQGFLR
- a CDS encoding ABC transporter ATP-binding protein; amino-acid sequence: MLQLQNVTFTVPALDTGEQKTPSGQTIINDVSFTFEPGGFYAITGPNGSGKTTLAKLIMGINALTSGKIMFNGTDISSLPINERSNAGIVYGFQHPARFKGTTFRDLLSISLGSDDEEKLVNIISRVGICSMDFLDKPVDSKLSGGEIKKIELATVIARNPKVAIYDEPDTGIDLWTIGPMVDLLKREQKENNTTTIVVSHNKSFLEAADTLLLIKKGKIAYTGDLAGAMPMLEDLSVCTFDEFCQGEDDAQCYR